A section of the Alkalihalobacillus sp. LMS39 genome encodes:
- a CDS encoding helix-turn-helix transcriptional regulator — protein MKKRLWLEDLRKKNKLTHQEVANHIKISRQYYGMIESGERAPSVTIAKKLGKILGFKWTLFFENECYKTLRCASEKRELSK, from the coding sequence TTGAAAAAAAGACTCTGGCTTGAAGATTTAAGGAAGAAGAATAAATTAACTCATCAAGAGGTTGCTAACCATATTAAGATTAGTCGACAGTATTACGGAATGATTGAAAGTGGAGAAAGAGCCCCAAGTGTAACGATAGCAAAAAAACTTGGAAAAATATTGGGTTTTAAATGGACTCTTTTTTTTGAAAATGAATGCTACAAAACATTGCGTTGCGCGAGTGAAAAAAGGGAGTTGAGCAAATGA